The Belonocnema kinseyi isolate 2016_QV_RU_SX_M_011 chromosome 10, B_treatae_v1, whole genome shotgun sequence genome has a window encoding:
- the LOC117181479 gene encoding myeloid zinc finger 1 isoform X1 — MALSAQNQSTSYVNLYYSIVQRAATRYFKEYYNSDTGAPYVLYKDNMERPQGQWGPGPGSLQDGGLYAQQQPQQQGSSSSGSPQQACGPPVEGESGPPPSLASPVPSPYPSAPPEPQALTPSDDDIQSSQQNSQQAQHTQVQQAQHTQVQQQQQQQQQQQQQQQQQQQQQQTQPQDHSPQQLTPHEVDRTDCFPGSGELQQYPQHYFKETRPHPSPSVPPHMLTPGGFSALHYLKQPGVMLTSLGQGDGGPGLDPHQYASPGAPNMATGLPDIVQQNGKSGKGSNSDLRLFKCLTCGKDFKQKSTLLQHERIHTDSRPYGCPECGKRFRQQSHLTQHLRIHANEKPYACAYCERTFRQRAILNQHLRIHSGEKPYQCPECGKHFRQKAILNQHVRTHQDVSPHLIFKNGMTPTLWPQDVPFPPEEGKEEVASTFGDTDTQSGAFSPAPDANSTQYPAYFKDPKGGNHTVFGTGGAGSFGALQYIKQQGAGKGCLPDVIQHGRSAGMPLYVRCPICQKEFKQKSTLLQHGCIHIESRPYPCPECGKRFRQQSHLTQHLRIHTNEKPYGCVYCGRNFRQRTILNQHLRIHTGEKPYKCQQCGKDFRQKAILDQHTRTHQGDRPFCCPMPNCRRRFATEPEVKKHIDNHMNPHAAKVRRNSSGDSKLPPGTPTGLGPVVSRGLTPAVVKPELYFPQCYAPAFNHQPPVSSAQFPGQTNVVSVTGEFKPPSGLPPQ, encoded by the exons ATACTGGCGCGCCATACGTGTTGTACAAGGACAATATGGAGAGACCCCAAGGCCAGTGGGGCCCTGGGCCGGGATCTCTCCAGGACGGTGGACTGTATGCCCAGCAGCAGCCTCAACAACAGGGCTCCTCTTCGTCCGGTAGCCCTCAGCAGGCCTGCGGCCCTCCAGTCGAAGGGGAGAGCGGACCACCGCCCTCACTTGCCTCGCCTGTTCCGTCGCCGTACCCTTCGGCACCTCCGGAGCCTCAGGCCCTCACACCATCCGACGATGACATTCAGTCCAGTCAACAAAATTCTCAACAGGCGCAACACACACAGGTTCAACAGGCCCAGCATACACAGGTCCAACAGCAACAACAACAACAGCAGCAGCAGCAACAACAGCAGCAACAGcagcaacaacaacaacaaacacAACCTCAGGATCACTCACCTCAACAATTAACGCCACACGAAGTCGATCGTACAGATTGTTTTCCCGGATCTGGAGAATTGCAGCAATATCCTCAGCACTACTTCAAAGAAACTAGACCTCATCCCTCACCATCTGTGCCACCTCACATGCTCACTCCTGGTGGCTTTTCCGCCTTGCACTATTTGAAACAGCCTGGAGTTATGCTCACGTCCCTCGGCCAAGGAGATGGAGGGCCTGGTCTCGATCCTCATCAGTACGCCAGTCCAGGAGCGCCAAATATGGCGACGGGCTTGCCTGACATCGTTCAGCAAAACGGAAAGTCCGGAAAGGGTAGCAATAGTGATCTTCGATTGTTCAAGTGCTTGACCTGTGGAAAAGACTTCAAGCAAAAGTCGACTTTACTTCAGCACGAGAGGATTCACACGGACAGTCGGCCGTACGGATGTCCGGAGTGCGGGAAGCGGTTTCGGCAACAGTCACATCTTACTCAGCATCTGCGCATACACGCTAACGAGAAGCCCTACGCGTGTGCATACTGCGAGCGCACTTTTCGTCAGCGCGCCATCCTCAACCAGCATCTGCGCATCCACTCGGGTGAGAAGCCATACCAATGTCCGGAGTGCGGAAAACACTTCCGTCAGAAGGCGATCCTGAATCAGCACGTCCGCACACACCAAG ACGTAAGTCCACATCTGATCTTCAAAAACGGAATGACACCAACACTCTGGCCTCAGGATGTGCCCTTTCCTCCTGAAGAGGGCAAAGAGGAAGTTGCATCTACCTTCGGAGACACGGATACGCAATCGGGTGCGTTCAGTCCAGCGCCTGACGCGAATTCGACACAATACCCTGCGTATTTCAAGGATCCCAAAGGTGGTAATCACACAGTTTTCGGTACTGGTGGAGCAGGCAGTTTTGGTGCGCTTCAATACATCAAGCAGCAAGGTGCCGGAAAAGGCTGTTTACCCGATGTAATACAACACGGTCGATCGGCAGGAATGCCACTTTACGTTCGATGTCCCATTTGTCAAAAAGAGTTTAAGCAAAAATCTACTCTCCTCCAACATGGCTGTATACACATAGAGTCCAGACCCTACCCTTGTCCAGAATGTGGTAAAAGATTCCGGCAGCAATCTCACTTAACGCAACACCTGCGTATTCACACGAACGAAAAACCCTACGGCTGCGTTTATTGTGGCAGAAATTTTAGGCAACGAACCATTCTCAATCAGCATCTTCGTATCCACACCGGAGAGAAGCCTTACAAGTGTCAGCAGTGCGGGAAAGACTTTCGGCAAAAGGCCATCTTGGACCAACACACGCGAACCCATCAAGGCGACCGACCTTTCTGTTGTCCCATGCCAAATTGTAGGAGACGATTTGCAACCGAGCCAGAGGTCAAGAAACACATAGACAACCATATGAACCCACACGCAGCCAAGGTTCGAAGAAACTCCAGTGGAGACTCGAAATTACCACCCGGCACGCCGACTGGTCTAGGACCAGTTGTTTCTCGAGGCTTGACGCCGGCCGTTGTTAAACCAGAACTCTATTTCCCTCAGTGTTATGCTCCAGCTTTCAATCACCAACCACCCGTCTCGTCAGCTCAGTTCCCAGGACAGACCAACGTCGTCTCCGTAACCGGCGAGTTCAAACCTCCTTCGGGGTTGCCGCCACAGTGA
- the LOC117181479 gene encoding myeloid zinc finger 1 isoform X2: MAINFSASFAACLAAGLKVPRQIMYCISQDTGAPYVLYKDNMERPQGQWGPGPGSLQDGGLYAQQQPQQQGSSSSGSPQQACGPPVEGESGPPPSLASPVPSPYPSAPPEPQALTPSDDDIQSSQQNSQQAQHTQVQQAQHTQVQQQQQQQQQQQQQQQQQQQQQQTQPQDHSPQQLTPHEVDRTDCFPGSGELQQYPQHYFKETRPHPSPSVPPHMLTPGGFSALHYLKQPGVMLTSLGQGDGGPGLDPHQYASPGAPNMATGLPDIVQQNGKSGKGSNSDLRLFKCLTCGKDFKQKSTLLQHERIHTDSRPYGCPECGKRFRQQSHLTQHLRIHANEKPYACAYCERTFRQRAILNQHLRIHSGEKPYQCPECGKHFRQKAILNQHVRTHQDVSPHLIFKNGMTPTLWPQDVPFPPEEGKEEVASTFGDTDTQSGAFSPAPDANSTQYPAYFKDPKGGNHTVFGTGGAGSFGALQYIKQQGAGKGCLPDVIQHGRSAGMPLYVRCPICQKEFKQKSTLLQHGCIHIESRPYPCPECGKRFRQQSHLTQHLRIHTNEKPYGCVYCGRNFRQRTILNQHLRIHTGEKPYKCQQCGKDFRQKAILDQHTRTHQGDRPFCCPMPNCRRRFATEPEVKKHIDNHMNPHAAKVRRNSSGDSKLPPGTPTGLGPVVSRGLTPAVVKPELYFPQCYAPAFNHQPPVSSAQFPGQTNVVSVTGEFKPPSGLPPQ, from the exons ATGGCTATAAACTTCTCCGCCTCGTTCGCGGCTTGCCTCGCGGCCGGGCTCAAGGTGCCTCGACAAATCATGTACTGCATCTCACAGG ATACTGGCGCGCCATACGTGTTGTACAAGGACAATATGGAGAGACCCCAAGGCCAGTGGGGCCCTGGGCCGGGATCTCTCCAGGACGGTGGACTGTATGCCCAGCAGCAGCCTCAACAACAGGGCTCCTCTTCGTCCGGTAGCCCTCAGCAGGCCTGCGGCCCTCCAGTCGAAGGGGAGAGCGGACCACCGCCCTCACTTGCCTCGCCTGTTCCGTCGCCGTACCCTTCGGCACCTCCGGAGCCTCAGGCCCTCACACCATCCGACGATGACATTCAGTCCAGTCAACAAAATTCTCAACAGGCGCAACACACACAGGTTCAACAGGCCCAGCATACACAGGTCCAACAGCAACAACAACAACAGCAGCAGCAGCAACAACAGCAGCAACAGcagcaacaacaacaacaaacacAACCTCAGGATCACTCACCTCAACAATTAACGCCACACGAAGTCGATCGTACAGATTGTTTTCCCGGATCTGGAGAATTGCAGCAATATCCTCAGCACTACTTCAAAGAAACTAGACCTCATCCCTCACCATCTGTGCCACCTCACATGCTCACTCCTGGTGGCTTTTCCGCCTTGCACTATTTGAAACAGCCTGGAGTTATGCTCACGTCCCTCGGCCAAGGAGATGGAGGGCCTGGTCTCGATCCTCATCAGTACGCCAGTCCAGGAGCGCCAAATATGGCGACGGGCTTGCCTGACATCGTTCAGCAAAACGGAAAGTCCGGAAAGGGTAGCAATAGTGATCTTCGATTGTTCAAGTGCTTGACCTGTGGAAAAGACTTCAAGCAAAAGTCGACTTTACTTCAGCACGAGAGGATTCACACGGACAGTCGGCCGTACGGATGTCCGGAGTGCGGGAAGCGGTTTCGGCAACAGTCACATCTTACTCAGCATCTGCGCATACACGCTAACGAGAAGCCCTACGCGTGTGCATACTGCGAGCGCACTTTTCGTCAGCGCGCCATCCTCAACCAGCATCTGCGCATCCACTCGGGTGAGAAGCCATACCAATGTCCGGAGTGCGGAAAACACTTCCGTCAGAAGGCGATCCTGAATCAGCACGTCCGCACACACCAAG ACGTAAGTCCACATCTGATCTTCAAAAACGGAATGACACCAACACTCTGGCCTCAGGATGTGCCCTTTCCTCCTGAAGAGGGCAAAGAGGAAGTTGCATCTACCTTCGGAGACACGGATACGCAATCGGGTGCGTTCAGTCCAGCGCCTGACGCGAATTCGACACAATACCCTGCGTATTTCAAGGATCCCAAAGGTGGTAATCACACAGTTTTCGGTACTGGTGGAGCAGGCAGTTTTGGTGCGCTTCAATACATCAAGCAGCAAGGTGCCGGAAAAGGCTGTTTACCCGATGTAATACAACACGGTCGATCGGCAGGAATGCCACTTTACGTTCGATGTCCCATTTGTCAAAAAGAGTTTAAGCAAAAATCTACTCTCCTCCAACATGGCTGTATACACATAGAGTCCAGACCCTACCCTTGTCCAGAATGTGGTAAAAGATTCCGGCAGCAATCTCACTTAACGCAACACCTGCGTATTCACACGAACGAAAAACCCTACGGCTGCGTTTATTGTGGCAGAAATTTTAGGCAACGAACCATTCTCAATCAGCATCTTCGTATCCACACCGGAGAGAAGCCTTACAAGTGTCAGCAGTGCGGGAAAGACTTTCGGCAAAAGGCCATCTTGGACCAACACACGCGAACCCATCAAGGCGACCGACCTTTCTGTTGTCCCATGCCAAATTGTAGGAGACGATTTGCAACCGAGCCAGAGGTCAAGAAACACATAGACAACCATATGAACCCACACGCAGCCAAGGTTCGAAGAAACTCCAGTGGAGACTCGAAATTACCACCCGGCACGCCGACTGGTCTAGGACCAGTTGTTTCTCGAGGCTTGACGCCGGCCGTTGTTAAACCAGAACTCTATTTCCCTCAGTGTTATGCTCCAGCTTTCAATCACCAACCACCCGTCTCGTCAGCTCAGTTCCCAGGACAGACCAACGTCGTCTCCGTAACCGGCGAGTTCAAACCTCCTTCGGGGTTGCCGCCACAGTGA